Genomic window (Candidatus Zixiibacteriota bacterium):
GAAAGGGCGACCGATGTTTCGGATTTGATAAACCAGACAAAAAACTTTCGCCTGACGCCGCTATCGGGAGTCTATTCCGCCGGTATCAAGGAAGCCGATTTAATCATGGAAGCCAAAAACAAGGGCGGCGTTCCTGACAATCAACGTAAACTGTCCGAAGATGATTTTAGAACCGTAACTTTAATGATGGACAAGGCTATTACTGAACAGGTCGGCGAACTGGAACGATACGTCGTCTTTCTGGCGACGACCGCCAACGCCGCGCCGTTTCTGGGATTGCTGGGTACGGTAGTCGGTGTCATGGATTCATTCTGGTCAATCGGCGAACGTGGCTCGGCGTCTTTAACAGTTGTCGCGCCGGGGATCGCCGAAGCCCTTCTGGCGACTATCGTCGGCCTGGCGGCGGCTATCCCGGCTGTAATCGGATATAACTGGGCCAATAATAAACTCAAATATATAACCGACCGGGCCAATAATTTCAGCTTCTCGTTAATGGCCAACCTCAAGAAAGACAGTTATCAATGATTCAGCGCCGCTACGGACATATGGCCGATATTAACGTCACCAACCTGGTTGATGTTGTGTTGGTGCTTTTGATTATTTTTATGATTACCGCGCCGATGCTTCAGTCGGGCATCGATGTCAATCTACCCAAAACCAAAACGGCCATCAACGAAGATCTGGGCGAAGGCGTCGTCCTTACCATCGATAAAAAAGGCGGTATCTTTATTGATGATATTTGGGTCAGGATACCCGATTTTGAAAAACGCCTTGATGCCGTTCTCCGGCAGAAAAATACTTCATCGGTTTACGTCAGGGCAGACAGCGCCGTCGTTTACGCCGCCGTCGTTGACGTTATCGCGAAATTAAAGGATATGGGAATCGATTATCTGGGATTGGTCACCTCGCCGATCAATACTGATAATATACGGAAATAACAGCCATGGATTTTACGGCACGAGATATTCTTTACTCTCTCATTTTTCATGTGGGATTAATTATGATAGTTAGCTTTATGAATCCATTTAAAGTCCTCATGAAGCCGGACTTTGAATCGGTGGGTGTTAATATTATAGAAATGCCGCCGCTGGGCAGTCCCGAACTTATTCAGCCCGATAAGATGCCGGAAATCTCGATTCCCGAAGCAATGGTCGAAGAGGAAATCGCCGTGCCGATAGCCACTCCCGAAACTCGCGAGGAGCCGGTTGAAATCGAAAAACCGCCCGAAGAAAAAGTCGAAGAGAAATCAAAAACGGAACGCGATACCGGCTACAAAGACCAGGCCACGACAGCGGATAAAAACCAGGAAGGCGGCGCCGATGTCAGTGAACAGATAGGCCCGGGGAGCGCTTTTGGATCGGCTTTTGTAGATAACGCCAGTTTTAACTATCCTACATATTTCCTTCGCGCTTTTGGAAAAATCCAGAGAGCGTGGTCGAATCCGGTTCGCGCAAATAAACCTCTATCATGCTTTATATATTTTCAGGTGCTTCGTTCGGGGACTATATTTGATCCGGTAATAAAACAATCTTCAGGAGTCGAAGCTTACGATCGTTCCTGTATGCGCGCTCTACAGGCAGCCAACCCGTTACCGCCATTACCTTCCGAATTTCAGGATGATATTATTGGCATAACATTAGAATTTCCTTTTTTGCCGAGATAAATATGAAAAATATACAATTAGGCCTCACCATTCTGCTTTTATTAATCTGCGCTTCCATTATTCATGCTCAAATCAAGGAGTATGAAGGCCGACTCGATCCCAAGCGGGGGCATGAACAAATCTCTCTTGCCGTCGAGGATTTTACCGGCGTTGAGAATCAACGATTAACAACCGCCGATTCGGTCATCCTCGTCCGCATGGGTGAGATTATCCGCAATGATTTGGACTTCTCACCGTTCTATGAAGTCGTCGAACTTGATTCTTTCTATATGCGTCACATGGAACTGGAAGTGATAACGCTTCTGGGATGGTCTCACCTGGGAGCCGAATATGTCGTCAAAGGCAAGGCGTCGTTTTCAGGAGAAAACATCAATTTCAGCTACCGGATTTACGCCGCCAAATCTCAAATGGTTTTCGCTCGCGGACGATTCCAATCAATAACAAGCAATTACCGCCGTTTGTCACATACCATCGCCAACGATATCATCTATTATCTCACCGGTGACAGAGGTATCTTTGATACGCGGATATGTTTTATGTCGAAGCGGACCGGCAACAAAGAATTATTCCTGTGCGATTATGACGGGGCTAACATCTATCAATTAACCGGAAACGGCTCGATAAACCTCTCCCCGGCTTTCGACCCTGACGGCAGACGAATACTATTCACCTCGTTTATGAATGACAAACCTCAGCTCTACGAGTATAATGTCATCGACGGAAATGTCAGCCAGATCGCCGCTTATCCGGGAATTAACTCGGCCGCGCGGGTTTCACCCGACGGCAAACATATAGTGGCCGCTTTATCCCGCGATGGCAACGCCGAATTATATCTGTTGAGACGGGATGGACGGATTAAGCGCAGACTGACCTACACCAAATCGATTGAATCGAGTCCATGCTGGTCACCGACCGGGAAGGAGATTGCCTTCTCTTCGGACAGAACCGGGTCACCCCAGATTTATATAATGGATATTGACGGCGTCAACGTCAGGAGATTAACTTATCAGGGTGGCTACAATGACTCCCCCGACTGGTCGCCCAGGGGAGACATAATTGTTTTCTTAAGCCGAGTAAACGGCAAATTTAATATCTGCACGATTGATGTTACTGGCGATAATTTTCGTGTTCTTACCGAACGGGGCAATAACGAAAACCCCCACTGGTCGCCGGACGGGAATCATATCGTTTTCTCATCAACGCGGACCGGAACGAAAGAAATTTATATCATGGATAGATTCGGATTTGAAGAAAAACGTTTGACCGCCGGAGGGGGTAATTCCAACCCGTATTGGTCCGGATATGACCGATAGGTTTTTCTATAATATCGGCAAATATTTGTTGCTTTGAAAATTCCAATTTCGTACAGTTTGAACATAGATTGGAAAACAATGAAACTGAGTTTGTATAAAGAATTGTAAGGAGGGACTAATGAAAAAATTACTGCTCATTTGCGGGCTATTAATTATCATGTTGGCCGTTTATGGCTGCGGGAGCAAACCTCCCCCACCGCCCGAGGAACCGCCGGTCGCGGTAGTTGATACGACACCGCCACCGCCGCCGCCACCACCACCGCCGCCGGAGATTAAAGAATCCGACTTTGTCGTTATTTATTTCGATTTTGACAAGTACAATATTCGCGGCGACCAAAAGGCGAATCTCGATAATAACGCCGAGGTGATGAACGAGTTCGCCGACGCAGTCGTTAAAATCGAAGGGCACTGTGACGAACGAGGTACGGTCGAGTATAACTTGGCGCTGGGCGACAAACGAGGAAATTCGGTCAGGGAATATTTAGTCGGTCTTGGTATCAGCGCCGACCGCATCGAAATTGTTAGTTATGGCAAAGAACGCCCGGCCATCACGGGAAGCAACGAAGAAGCCTGGGCCAAAAACCGTCGGGCCGAATTCCGAATCATCTTGAAGTAATCGGATTGATGAATATGCGAAAAGAAAAACGCATAAAGGGATACCTCCTCGTGGTATCCCTTTTTAGTCTGATACTTTTATTCTCGGGATGCGCCACCAAACAGGATGTTTTGCGGGTTGAGGAAAAGGTCAATCAGATCCGCGCCGACCAAAGACTACTGAAAGCCAAGATTGATGCCATTGATTCATTGATTGCTTCGAGTGCCGAGCAGGATAATCGTCTCCGGGTCGATATGCGATCTTCGGTTGAGGATTTGAACGAACAACTCAATCAATTGCAGAATCAGCTTAACGACCTCAACCAGATGATTTATAACTTCTCTCAACGCGTGGCCATGCAACCGATACAGCCACAGGTTGTTCAGCAACCCCCACCGGCAGAAGATACGACCTCCCGGGCAGACGACACTACCGAAGTTGAAACGATCTCATCGGTAGATTGTACCGAACTGTGGGATCAGGCCTTCAAGGATATGCGTCGCGGCCAGTATGATCTGGCTCTTTCGGGATTTTCAGATTATATCAAGTTCTGCCCCGAGGGGAATCTACTTGACAACAGCCAGTATTGGATTGCCGAATGCTATTATGAGATGGAAATGAATGAACGGGCTATCGAGGAATATACTAAGCTTATTGACGGTTATCCCGAATCCGAAAAAATATCATCAGCGTATTTTAAAATTGGCCGCTCTTATGAAAAAATGGACAACAATGAAAAGGCCCTCGAGTATTATATCATAATCCAGGAGCAATTTCCCGGGTCGGTTCAGCATGAGCAGGTCAAAGATAAGATCGAACGGTGGCAAAAAGAACAAAATTGACCGGCGACGATCATATTGAACTAAGTATAAGAATTCCGGCTGATAATAGATATTTCTGCCGGGGTTTTTATCAAATTGAAGAAGACGTGTTATACGTCCCGATTTACCCATCGGGACGTTTTTATTCATATTTGGATTCAATCCCGGATTCGAGTATTAAAAATAAAAATAATAATAAGCAACCTCTCGCCAATTTAGATATTGATCCCGAAGGACGACTTTTATTCCTGCAAATTAAAACTCCCCGTCGTCAGTGGGAGATTAATAATTCTCTTAATTATTCATCGCCGTTTGAATTTGCTGATATAAGATTCATTCGTTTCCGCGATAGAATCAGATGTCGAAAAATCGAAACCGATAAAGATTTTTCCTGGGCCAGATTGACATTTTTAAAACAAAAGATTAGCTGCTCATATCGCGCCGCGGACAATTTGATATTTGACATAACTGAAGATAATTTATTGGCGTCGATTTGGATAACATCAATGACCGATGATCGGGCCGCGAAGTTAATGTCACAGTGGCGCAAAGAAATGCGAACATATCATAAACTCGGAGACACAAAGCTATCTTACAAACGAATTGAGATAAATAAATAACCTCCTCAAAAAAAACGTCCCGATTTATCCATCGGGACGTTTTTTATTATATTTAAGGAACCCTATTATTTTTTCTTTTTGATTCCCGTTTTCTTAGCCGCCGCCTTCTTCAAAGCCGGTTTTTTCGCGCCGCCCTTGATTGTTTTAATCTTGCTCCTGGCGGTTTTCTTCCTGGAAGCAACTTTTGCGGCAGGTTTCTTTTTGGCCGGAGCTTTTGCCGTGGCCGTTTTCTTTGCCGCCGACTTTTTGGCTGCTTTCTTTTTACCCGTTGGTTTGGCCAGCGTATCCTTATCTCTCAGGGTCGCCTGAGCAGCTACCAGTCGAGCAATCGGGACTCTGAAAGGAGAACAGGAAACATAGTCGAGTCCGACTTCATGAAAGAACTGAATCGAGGCCGGGTCGCCTCCGTGCTCACCGCAGATACCGATTTTCAATTCGGGATTGACACCGCGGCCTTTCTCGAATCCCATCTTCACCAGCTGGCCGACACCGATCGTATCCAATGATACAAACGGATCGACAGGCAATATGCCTTTCTCAACGTAATAATTGAGGAACTTACCGGCATCATCTCGAGAGAATCCCATTGACATCTGTGTCAAATCATTGGTTCCGAATGAGAAGAATTGCGCTTCTTCCGCGATTTCATCAGCGGTTAAAGCCGCTCGCGGAATTTCAATCATTGTTCCAACCAGATAGTTAAGCTTGGATTTCTTACGACTGGTGATTTCGAGAGCGATGCGTTCCACGACTTCCTTCTGATTCTTGAATTCATTGATATGACCAATCAACGGAATCATGATTTCCGGGTAGACTTTTTTGCCTTTCTTGGTCAATTCATTAGCCGCTTCAAGAATCGCTCGGACCTGCATTTCTGTGATCTCAGGATAAACGATACCCAATCGGCAGCCGCGATGACCCAGCATAGGATTCATTTCCCGAAGCTCATCTATCCGATCCAGCATCTTTTCGATCTTTTCCAGTTTCTCCTCATATTCCTCGTCGGCCTTATCGAGCATTCCAATGCGTGCCTCGACATCTTCCCGACTCGGAAGGAATTCATGCAATGGCGGATCAAGCGTTCTGATAGTTACCGGATAACCCTGCATGGCCGCAAAGATCTTCTTGAAATCGTCTTTCTGAAATGGAAGCAGCTTATCAAGGGCGGCCTGCCGCTCTTCGGTGGTCTCGGCAAGAATCATTTCCTGCACGATCGGCAAACGCTCCTCGGAGAAAAACATATGTTCGGTGCGGCAAAGGCCGATCCCCTCGGCGCCAAATTTAATAGCCTTAACAGAATCAGCCGGCGTATCGGCGTTTGTCCGAACGCCCAATTTCCGATACTTATCGGCCCATTCCATCAGTTCGGCAAATTCGCCCGATAATTCCGGTTCGATCGTGGACACTTCGCCGATGATTACTTCACCGGTCGAGCCGTTGATGGTGATGACTTCGCCTTCTTTTATGATAAGGCGACCAATATGAAATCGCTTTTTGGCTTCGTCAACACGAATCTTTTCGCAACCGGCCACGCACGGTTTACCCATACCGCGCGCTACAACGGCGGCATGTGATGTCATACCGCCCCGACTGGTCAAAATTCCGGCGGCGGCGTTCATGCCTTCGATATCATCCGGGTTGGTTTCCTGTCTGACAAGAATACATTTTTTCTTGGTTGAAACATTGACCGCATCCTCGGCAGTAAAGACAACGAAACCAGAACCAGCACCCGGAGAAGCCGCCAAACCGGTAGCAACTGAAGTATATTTCACCTTGGGATCCAGACGAGGATGCAAAAGATGATCCAACTGAGTCGGCTCGATGCGCATCAAGGCTTCCTCTTCGGATATCAAACCTTCTTTGACCATGTCGGTCGCAATTTTAAGGGCTGCCTGAATCGTACGCTTACCGGCTCGGGTCTGAAGCATAAATAGTTTGCCTTCCTGAATGGTAAACTCAAAATCCTGAACATCGCGATAATGTGCTTCAAGACGATCCGTGATTTCTTTCAATTGTTTATAAACATTCGGCATGTCCGCTTTTAGCTGACTAATTGGTGATGGAGTACGAATACCGGCCACAACATCTTCACCCTGGGCATTAAGCAGATACTCACCATAAAAAACTTTTTTGCCGCTGCCCGGATCGCGGGTAAATCCAACACCGGTA
Coding sequences:
- the pal gene encoding peptidoglycan-associated lipoprotein Pal; translation: MKKLLLICGLLIIMLAVYGCGSKPPPPPEEPPVAVVDTTPPPPPPPPPPPEIKESDFVVIYFDFDKYNIRGDQKANLDNNAEVMNEFADAVVKIEGHCDERGTVEYNLALGDKRGNSVREYLVGLGISADRIEIVSYGKERPAITGSNEEAWAKNRRAEFRIILK
- a CDS encoding MotA/TolQ/ExbB proton channel family protein, producing the protein MTSISIILLSAQIAAPLALFSGGVWEILAHMSFFGWIIISVLVIMSLASWGIMFNKYRLFKEVESQSFKFNNLFERATDVSDLINQTKNFRLTPLSGVYSAGIKEADLIMEAKNKGGVPDNQRKLSEDDFRTVTLMMDKAITEQVGELERYVVFLATTANAAPFLGLLGTVVGVMDSFWSIGERGSASLTVVAPGIAEALLATIVGLAAAIPAVIGYNWANNKLKYITDRANNFSFSLMANLKKDSYQ
- a CDS encoding TonB family protein, which gives rise to MIVSFMNPFKVLMKPDFESVGVNIIEMPPLGSPELIQPDKMPEISIPEAMVEEEIAVPIATPETREEPVEIEKPPEEKVEEKSKTERDTGYKDQATTADKNQEGGADVSEQIGPGSAFGSAFVDNASFNYPTYFLRAFGKIQRAWSNPVRANKPLSCFIYFQVLRSGTIFDPVIKQSSGVEAYDRSCMRALQAANPLPPLPSEFQDDIIGITLEFPFLPR
- a CDS encoding biopolymer transporter ExbD; its protein translation is MIQRRYGHMADINVTNLVDVVLVLLIIFMITAPMLQSGIDVNLPKTKTAINEDLGEGVVLTIDKKGGIFIDDIWVRIPDFEKRLDAVLRQKNTSSVYVRADSAVVYAAVVDVIAKLKDMGIDYLGLVTSPINTDNIRK
- the ppdK gene encoding pyruvate, phosphate dikinase, with protein sequence MAKTIQTKKASKTKPKFIYFFGGGKAEGKGDMKDILGGKGAGLAEMTNIKIPVPPGFTITTEACLAYYENNMNLPSEFEKEMKLYMAKVEKLMGAKFGDPKNPLLVSVRSGAKFSMPGMMDTVLNLGLNEETMKGFIAKTGDERFGYDNYRRFMSMFGNVVLGIDKDVFEGVITRKKKDKRIKQDSSLQVKDLQDIVKRFKKIILKKTGEPFPEDPYKQLVLSRDAVFRSWNNPRAISYRRLNNIPSNLGTAVNVQVMVYGNMGNTSGTGVGFTRDPGSGKKVFYGEYLLNAQGEDVVAGIRTPSPISQLKADMPNVYKQLKEITDRLEAHYRDVQDFEFTIQEGKLFMLQTRAGKRTIQAALKIATDMVKEGLISEEEALMRIEPTQLDHLLHPRLDPKVKYTSVATGLAASPGAGSGFVVFTAEDAVNVSTKKKCILVRQETNPDDIEGMNAAAGILTSRGGMTSHAAVVARGMGKPCVAGCEKIRVDEAKKRFHIGRLIIKEGEVITINGSTGEVIIGEVSTIEPELSGEFAELMEWADKYRKLGVRTNADTPADSVKAIKFGAEGIGLCRTEHMFFSEERLPIVQEMILAETTEERQAALDKLLPFQKDDFKKIFAAMQGYPVTIRTLDPPLHEFLPSREDVEARIGMLDKADEEYEEKLEKIEKMLDRIDELREMNPMLGHRGCRLGIVYPEITEMQVRAILEAANELTKKGKKVYPEIMIPLIGHINEFKNQKEVVERIALEITSRKKSKLNYLVGTMIEIPRAALTADEIAEEAQFFSFGTNDLTQMSMGFSRDDAGKFLNYYVEKGILPVDPFVSLDTIGVGQLVKMGFEKGRGVNPELKIGICGEHGGDPASIQFFHEVGLDYVSCSPFRVPIARLVAAQATLRDKDTLAKPTGKKKAAKKSAAKKTATAKAPAKKKPAAKVASRKKTARSKIKTIKGGAKKPALKKAAAKKTGIKKKK
- the tolB gene encoding Tol-Pal system beta propeller repeat protein TolB, encoding MKNIQLGLTILLLLICASIIHAQIKEYEGRLDPKRGHEQISLAVEDFTGVENQRLTTADSVILVRMGEIIRNDLDFSPFYEVVELDSFYMRHMELEVITLLGWSHLGAEYVVKGKASFSGENINFSYRIYAAKSQMVFARGRFQSITSNYRRLSHTIANDIIYYLTGDRGIFDTRICFMSKRTGNKELFLCDYDGANIYQLTGNGSINLSPAFDPDGRRILFTSFMNDKPQLYEYNVIDGNVSQIAAYPGINSAARVSPDGKHIVAALSRDGNAELYLLRRDGRIKRRLTYTKSIESSPCWSPTGKEIAFSSDRTGSPQIYIMDIDGVNVRRLTYQGGYNDSPDWSPRGDIIVFLSRVNGKFNICTIDVTGDNFRVLTERGNNENPHWSPDGNHIVFSSTRTGTKEIYIMDRFGFEEKRLTAGGGNSNPYWSGYDR
- a CDS encoding tetratricopeptide repeat protein, with the protein product MRKEKRIKGYLLVVSLFSLILLFSGCATKQDVLRVEEKVNQIRADQRLLKAKIDAIDSLIASSAEQDNRLRVDMRSSVEDLNEQLNQLQNQLNDLNQMIYNFSQRVAMQPIQPQVVQQPPPAEDTTSRADDTTEVETISSVDCTELWDQAFKDMRRGQYDLALSGFSDYIKFCPEGNLLDNSQYWIAECYYEMEMNERAIEEYTKLIDGYPESEKISSAYFKIGRSYEKMDNNEKALEYYIIIQEQFPGSVQHEQVKDKIERWQKEQN